The following are encoded together in the Equus quagga isolate Etosha38 chromosome 1, UCLA_HA_Equagga_1.0, whole genome shotgun sequence genome:
- the LOC124229598 gene encoding 15 kDa protein B-like, whose translation MARVWKVLVLVVGLAAVACLAQSRLSYEEIVNLALRFFNQGRRGQPIFGLLEAIPPPSSNFTSKIPLNFRIKETVCVLDRLRRPQDCAFREDGEERTCIGSFFMLRRFRVLTVDCVPDRKQEQEQEQEGSRVRRSAQSPEAATEEIDSSKLPPAVRDAYEKAKYDIISNILANF comes from the exons ATGGCAAGGGTCTGGAAGGTACTCGTGCTGGTGGTAGGCTTGGCAGCGGTGGCCTGTTTGGCCCAGAGCCGTCTGAGCTATGAGGAGATTGTCAACCTGGCCTTGCGGTTCTTCAATCAGGGGCGACGAGGACAGCCCATCTTCGGCCTGCTGGAAGCCATCCCACCACCTAGCTCA aaTTTCACCAGCAAGATCCCGCTCAACTTCAGGATTAAAGAGACGGTGTGCGTTTTAGACCGGCTGAGACGGCCCCAAGACTGTGCCTTCAGGGAGGACGGA GAGGAGCGGACCTGCATCGGCAGCTTCTTCATGCTGAGGCGTTTCCGCGTCCTGACCGTCGACTGCGTCCCGGACCGtaagcaggagcaggagcaggagcaggag GGCTCCCGGGTGAGGCGTTCTGCTCAGTCTCCTGAGGCAGCCACTGAGGAGATTGACAGCTCCAAGCTGCCACCTGCGGTCAGGGACGCGTACGAGAAAGCCAAGTACGACATCATCAGCAACATCCTGGCTAATTTCTAG